One Nostoc punctiforme PCC 73102 DNA window includes the following coding sequences:
- a CDS encoding FAD-dependent oxidoreductase: MTTDVPKNLSQDPSINPVHDIVDVQTTDCCIVGGGPAGAVLALLLARQGISVMLLEAHKDFDRDFRGDTIHPSVMEIMEELGLSDRLLELPHAKMRQIRFKTPEDTVTLADFSHLKTRYPYITMLPQVKFLEFITQEAQKYPSFHLVMGANVQELIAENGEIQGVRYRGGGGWHEIRAILTVGADGRHSRLRHLGEFESIETSPPMDVLWFRLPRQPEDPEGGMGRFGQGKIIAMLDRGDEWQVAYVIPKGGYQQLRAAGLEELKKSVVEVVPEFQQRIQNLHDWSQIAFLSVESSRVKRWYRPGLLLIGDAAHIMSPVGGVGINYAIQDAVVAANVLSKPLKNRQVQLSDLAKVQRQRELPTRIIQAFQTFIQKRVFAPVLISNRTFVAPGFLRLPILRDLPGRLIALGVFPVHVKT, encoded by the coding sequence ATGACTACCGATGTACCTAAAAATCTTTCCCAAGACCCAAGTATTAATCCTGTCCATGACATTGTAGACGTACAAACCACAGATTGTTGCATTGTGGGTGGGGGGCCGGCAGGAGCAGTATTGGCGCTGTTGTTAGCGCGTCAAGGCATTTCGGTGATGCTGCTGGAAGCACATAAAGACTTCGATCGCGATTTTCGCGGTGATACGATTCATCCGTCGGTGATGGAAATTATGGAAGAATTGGGACTTAGCGATCGCTTGCTAGAACTCCCCCATGCCAAAATGCGCCAAATTAGGTTTAAAACTCCTGAAGATACTGTCACTTTGGCAGATTTTAGTCACCTAAAAACCCGCTACCCCTACATTACAATGCTTCCCCAGGTAAAATTCCTGGAGTTCATCACCCAAGAAGCACAAAAATATCCAAGTTTCCATCTGGTAATGGGTGCAAATGTGCAAGAATTAATTGCCGAAAATGGCGAAATTCAAGGTGTCCGCTATCGGGGAGGCGGTGGTTGGCATGAAATCCGGGCAATACTTACAGTTGGTGCAGACGGCCGCCACTCACGTTTGCGACACCTGGGTGAGTTTGAGTCAATCGAAACCTCGCCACCAATGGATGTCCTCTGGTTTCGCCTACCGCGCCAGCCAGAAGACCCAGAGGGAGGAATGGGGCGCTTTGGTCAAGGTAAAATCATCGCCATGCTTGACCGTGGTGATGAGTGGCAAGTTGCCTATGTCATTCCTAAAGGAGGCTATCAACAACTACGCGCTGCGGGTTTGGAGGAATTAAAAAAATCTGTTGTCGAAGTAGTGCCAGAATTCCAGCAACGCATCCAAAATTTACATGACTGGTCACAAATAGCTTTTCTCTCAGTCGAGTCCAGCCGCGTCAAACGCTGGTATCGTCCAGGACTGCTACTTATCGGTGATGCAGCTCATATAATGTCCCCCGTCGGTGGAGTTGGTATTAATTACGCGATTCAAGATGCTGTCGTCGCCGCGAATGTACTTAGTAAACCGCTCAAAAACCGACAAGTACAACTTAGTGACCTAGCAAAAGTACAACGTCAACGCGAGTTGCCCACACGTATCATTCAGGCGTTTCAAACTTTTATCCAGAAACGGGTATTTGCCCCGGTTTTGATCTCAAATCGCACCTTTGTAGCACCTGGGTTTTTGCGCTTACCCATCTTGCGCGACCTTCCAGGCAGATTGATTGCCTTGGGTGTTTTTCCAGTTCATGTCAAGACTTAA
- a CDS encoding NUDIX hydrolase — METKWLEWAQKLQAIAQNGLTYSEGPFDIERYKQLRAIATEIMATYSNVEHSYVLDLFSREVGYATPKVDVRAAIFYENTILLVKEKADGCWSLPGGWADVGESPSEVVVKEVYEESGYQARAIKLLAVYDRNKQGHPPLPFYVYKLFFKCELIGGSPSSSIETEDVGFFSEDALPELSLGRVTPAQITRLFQHYRQPDLPTDFD; from the coding sequence ATGGAAACTAAATGGCTGGAATGGGCGCAAAAGTTACAAGCGATCGCTCAAAATGGTCTAACCTATTCTGAAGGGCCTTTTGATATTGAACGCTATAAACAATTACGAGCGATCGCCACAGAAATCATGGCGACTTACTCGAACGTAGAACACAGCTATGTCCTCGATTTATTTAGCCGTGAAGTCGGATATGCAACTCCCAAAGTTGACGTGCGGGCGGCGATTTTTTACGAAAATACTATATTGTTAGTCAAAGAAAAAGCTGACGGTTGCTGGAGTTTACCTGGTGGATGGGCTGATGTTGGCGAGTCGCCCAGTGAAGTAGTTGTGAAAGAAGTATATGAAGAATCTGGATATCAAGCACGCGCTATTAAATTACTAGCAGTTTATGACAGAAACAAACAGGGACATCCACCATTGCCTTTTTATGTCTATAAGCTGTTTTTTAAATGTGAACTTATCGGTGGTTCTCCATCATCAAGTATTGAAACTGAAGATGTAGGTTTTTTCTCTGAAGATGCGTTACCAGAACTTTCTTTGGGACGGGTGACACCAGCGCAAATTACGCGACTTTTTCAACATTATCGCCAACCAGACTTACCGACAGATTTTGATTAA
- a CDS encoding single-stranded DNA-binding protein gives MNSCVLMAEIINEPQLRYTADNLGVTEMLVQFPNSLKPEDPPATLKVVGWGNLATEIQQNYHQGDRVILVGRLGMNTVAMEGFKEKRAELTVQQIQPVGGSFNTDPLPSATVTPSFTETAPRQASSASRPPQKEVNTYESPRPAPTPAANPVGVTPQTTSYEPVPQSTNYERTTYPAVKAEEPDPDDIPFVRSVDSKTAKAGLLDFYEIESQCPQLGVSHNFKFI, from the coding sequence ATGAACAGCTGCGTTTTGATGGCGGAAATTATTAACGAGCCACAACTCCGCTATACAGCCGATAATTTGGGAGTTACGGAAATGCTGGTGCAGTTTCCCAATTCCCTGAAACCAGAAGATCCGCCAGCCACACTGAAAGTTGTCGGCTGGGGGAATTTAGCGACAGAAATTCAGCAAAACTACCACCAAGGCGATCGCGTCATTCTGGTAGGACGTTTAGGGATGAATACTGTTGCGATGGAAGGTTTTAAAGAAAAACGCGCTGAATTGACAGTGCAACAAATTCAACCTGTTGGAGGTAGTTTTAATACCGATCCATTGCCTTCAGCAACCGTAACTCCATCATTCACTGAAACTGCTCCACGACAAGCATCTTCAGCATCTCGTCCTCCCCAGAAAGAAGTTAACACTTACGAGTCACCACGTCCAGCGCCTACTCCGGCTGCAAATCCTGTTGGTGTTACTCCCCAAACGACAAGTTACGAACCCGTACCCCAGTCCACAAATTATGAGCGGACTACTTATCCAGCAGTGAAAGCGGAAGAACCCGATCCAGATGATATTCCCTTCGTGCGCTCCGTTGATTCCAAAACTGCCAAAGCAGGCTTGTTAGATTTCTATGAAATCGAAAGCCAGTGCCCGCAGTTAGGAGTCAGCCATAATTTCAAGTTTATTTAG
- a CDS encoding phosphoglycerate kinase, which produces MSKKSLASLSSADISGKRALVRVDFNVPVDDQGKITDDTRIRAALPTIQDLTQKGAKVILASHFGRPKGVDDKLRLTPVAKRLSELLGQEVIKTDDSIGDEVAAKVAALQNGQVLLLENVRFYPEEEKNDAEFAKKLAANADFYVNDAFGTAHRAHASTEGVTKFLSPSVAGYLVEKELQYLQNAIENPQRPLAAIIGGSKVSSKIGVIETLLEKCDKLIIGGGMIFTFYKARGLSVGKSLVEEDKLELAKSLEAKAKERGVALLLPTDVVLADNFAPDANSQTVSIENIPDGWMGLDIGPDSVKFFQEALADTKTVIWNGPMGVFEFDKFAAGTEAIAHTLAEIGKTGTTTIIGGGDSVAAVEKVGLADQMSHISTGGGASLELLEGKVLPGIAALDDA; this is translated from the coding sequence GTGTCCAAAAAAAGTTTAGCAAGTTTATCTTCAGCTGATATATCTGGGAAACGTGCCTTAGTGCGGGTTGACTTTAATGTGCCTGTGGACGATCAAGGCAAGATTACCGACGATACTCGCATTCGCGCCGCTCTACCAACCATCCAAGATTTAACGCAGAAGGGTGCTAAAGTCATTCTCGCAAGTCATTTTGGCCGTCCCAAAGGTGTGGATGACAAATTACGCCTAACTCCCGTTGCCAAGCGTCTCTCTGAGTTACTGGGGCAAGAAGTCATTAAAACTGATGACTCCATCGGCGATGAAGTTGCAGCGAAAGTTGCCGCTTTGCAAAATGGCCAAGTGCTATTACTAGAAAATGTCCGTTTTTATCCAGAAGAAGAGAAAAACGATGCAGAATTTGCCAAAAAATTGGCAGCCAATGCTGATTTTTATGTAAATGATGCTTTTGGTACTGCACACCGCGCCCATGCTTCTACTGAAGGCGTGACTAAATTCCTTAGCCCTTCTGTGGCTGGATATTTAGTTGAGAAGGAATTGCAATATCTGCAAAACGCTATTGAAAATCCCCAACGTCCTTTGGCGGCAATTATTGGCGGTTCCAAAGTTTCCAGCAAAATTGGTGTAATTGAAACCCTGCTGGAGAAGTGCGACAAGCTGATTATTGGCGGTGGGATGATTTTCACCTTCTACAAAGCCCGTGGTTTGAGTGTTGGTAAGTCGTTGGTAGAAGAAGACAAGCTAGAACTAGCGAAGTCTTTAGAAGCTAAGGCTAAAGAACGGGGTGTTGCTTTATTGCTGCCTACAGATGTGGTATTGGCAGATAACTTTGCCCCTGATGCCAATTCTCAAACCGTTAGCATTGAGAATATCCCCGATGGTTGGATGGGTTTGGATATTGGGCCAGACTCGGTGAAATTTTTCCAAGAAGCCCTTGCAGATACCAAAACGGTTATTTGGAACGGGCCAATGGGTGTATTTGAGTTTGATAAGTTTGCGGCAGGTACGGAAGCGATCGCTCATACTCTCGCTGAAATCGGTAAAACTGGTACAACCACCATCATCGGTGGTGGTGACTCAGTAGCGGCTGTGGAAAAGGTTGGTTTAGCAGACCAAATGAGCCACATTTCGACCGGCGGCGGCGCTAGCTTGGAGTTACTTGAAGGCAAAGTATTGCCTGGAATTGCAGCTTTAGATGATGCGTAA
- a CDS encoding universal stress protein: MFKTVLFPIDQSRETREAADVVTNVVKKYSSRLVLLSVVEEPPPDAPDAPSADPMVSPEVVAKLLENAQSLFSGQGIQSEILERQGKPAFTICDVADEIGADLIIMGCRGLGLTEEGADDSVTTRVINLSPCPVLIVP; this comes from the coding sequence ATATTTAAGACAGTACTATTTCCTATCGATCAAAGCCGGGAAACGCGGGAAGCTGCTGATGTTGTTACCAACGTAGTCAAAAAGTACAGCAGTCGCTTGGTGCTGCTGTCTGTGGTAGAAGAACCGCCTCCAGATGCTCCAGATGCGCCTAGTGCAGATCCGATGGTTTCACCAGAAGTAGTTGCAAAACTGCTAGAAAATGCCCAATCTTTATTTTCTGGGCAAGGAATTCAATCCGAAATTCTAGAAAGGCAAGGTAAACCAGCTTTTACTATCTGCGATGTCGCGGATGAAATTGGGGCTGATTTAATTATTATGGGCTGCCGAGGGCTAGGCTTGACTGAAGAGGGAGCGGATGATAGTGTGACAACTCGCGTGATTAACCTTTCTCCTTGCCCAGTGCTGATTGTGCCTTAG
- a CDS encoding GDYXXLXY domain-containing protein, with translation MTNSSSESKNKTLSPEAEFSSKVTFRDYLIATEQKSNKPLPFWRLLAPLALQTGLIMAVPAQAVYTDVTGKTVILQTVPVDPNNVLDGNTLALDYNISRPANLRRLPGWQTLVSKGRGSGRRLPEGTNIYVTLQEQISYGSGVPKAWRPLRVSSDRPTSLRANQVALKGVYQDGSVNYGLETYYIPENQRRQITNDLRTQRARRGQVPPIVVKAKVDPQGKAVPVSMWVRDRNYRF, from the coding sequence ATGACTAATAGTTCTTCTGAATCTAAAAATAAAACCTTGTCTCCCGAAGCCGAGTTCTCCAGTAAGGTGACTTTTCGGGATTACTTGATTGCTACTGAACAAAAATCGAATAAGCCCTTACCTTTTTGGCGGTTACTAGCTCCCCTGGCGCTGCAAACAGGGTTAATTATGGCAGTACCAGCCCAAGCCGTTTATACAGATGTGACAGGTAAAACGGTGATTTTGCAAACCGTACCTGTAGACCCAAACAATGTACTAGACGGTAATACCTTAGCGCTAGATTACAACATATCCCGTCCCGCAAATTTGAGGAGATTACCTGGTTGGCAAACATTAGTCAGTAAAGGTCGTGGAAGCGGCAGAAGATTGCCTGAAGGAACCAATATCTACGTGACTTTGCAAGAGCAAATATCCTATGGTAGCGGTGTTCCTAAAGCTTGGAGACCGTTACGAGTCAGTAGCGATCGCCCAACATCTCTAAGAGCCAATCAGGTGGCCTTAAAAGGCGTTTATCAAGATGGTTCAGTTAACTACGGTTTGGAAACCTATTACATCCCAGAAAACCAACGGCGACAGATTACCAACGATTTGCGAACCCAACGCGCCCGTAGAGGACAAGTACCCCCCATTGTGGTGAAGGCGAAAGTAGATCCACAGGGTAAGGCGGTTCCAGTTAGTATGTGGGTGCGCGATCGCAACTATCGCTTTTAA
- a CDS encoding ABC transporter ATP-binding protein yields the protein MSQVILENVYKSFSSRKGEGVTSQNQSSPTTGEKTDAAQERAGSVNVLRRINLTIADGEFMVLVGPSGCGKSTLLRLIAGLEVMTGGNIWVGDRLINDLPPKERDIAMVFQNYALYPHMTVYDNIAFGLRRRGSRGAEEHTSPREAAPTTALSNRGSKGENTPYLRTWAENLFVGATRKLPKGLRYTSEKERAVDRQVRSVAQLLQIETLLNRLPKQLSGGQRQRVALGRAIARDPQVFLMDEPLSNLDAKLRAETRAQIVKLQRQLGTTTIYVTHDQTEAMTMGDRIAIMSEGKIQQVASPLELYNRPANLFVAEFIGSPPMNFIPVEFHAPQLITHSQLRFTLPEVWGKALQKYDGKTLILGIRPEHLNLSMPATKNLPVQVDLVENLGNDSFLAVKIAEPGSQPATTANSLQVRIPPDRLVQPGEQLWLSLTPEKIHFFDPETQLAIFP from the coding sequence GTGTCCCAAGTTATTTTAGAAAACGTTTATAAAAGTTTTTCCTCACGTAAAGGTGAAGGTGTTACCTCACAAAACCAATCTTCCCCCACGACTGGGGAGAAAACTGATGCAGCGCAAGAACGTGCGGGAAGTGTTAACGTCTTGCGGCGGATTAACCTAACGATCGCAGATGGCGAGTTTATGGTGCTGGTAGGCCCTTCTGGTTGTGGGAAAAGTACCTTGCTACGGTTAATCGCTGGGTTAGAAGTAATGACTGGCGGTAATATCTGGGTAGGCGATCGCTTAATCAATGATCTACCACCAAAAGAACGCGATATCGCAATGGTGTTTCAAAATTACGCCCTCTATCCCCACATGACGGTGTATGACAACATCGCTTTTGGACTGCGCCGTAGGGGAAGCAGGGGAGCCGAGGAGCATACTTCTCCACGAGAGGCTGCGCCAACGACTGCGCTCAGTAACCGGGGGAGCAAAGGAGAAAATACTCCCTATCTTCGGACGTGGGCAGAAAATCTCTTCGTGGGGGCGACAAGAAAGTTACCTAAAGGATTGCGCTACACTTCTGAGAAAGAACGAGCGGTGGATCGGCAGGTGCGCAGTGTTGCCCAATTGTTGCAAATTGAAACATTGCTGAATCGCTTACCCAAACAGCTCTCTGGGGGACAAAGACAACGGGTTGCATTGGGAAGAGCGATCGCACGTGACCCCCAAGTATTCTTAATGGATGAGCCGCTTTCTAACTTAGATGCCAAATTGCGGGCAGAAACCCGCGCCCAAATTGTCAAATTGCAGCGCCAACTGGGGACAACGACAATTTACGTTACCCACGATCAAACAGAAGCGATGACAATGGGCGATCGCATTGCGATTATGTCTGAGGGTAAAATTCAGCAAGTTGCTTCTCCCCTAGAACTTTACAACCGTCCTGCCAATCTTTTTGTCGCAGAGTTCATTGGCTCACCACCGATGAATTTTATTCCTGTGGAATTTCATGCCCCGCAGTTAATTACTCATTCTCAGTTGCGTTTCACCCTGCCAGAAGTTTGGGGAAAAGCCCTACAAAAATATGATGGGAAAACTCTAATTTTAGGCATTCGCCCAGAACACTTGAACTTGAGTATGCCTGCCACCAAAAATTTACCAGTGCAAGTAGATTTAGTAGAGAATCTCGGCAACGATTCCTTTCTCGCTGTTAAGATTGCCGAACCTGGTTCTCAGCCTGCTACTACAGCAAATTCCCTACAAGTACGAATCCCACCAGACCGTCTGGTACAACCTGGTGAGCAACTATGGTTATCTCTAACTCCAGAGAAAATTCACTTTTTTGACCCAGAAACCCAGTTAGCAATATTTCCTTAA